In Streptomyces sp. HUAS ZL42, the DNA window TGCTCGTCTGGTCGCGGGGCGGCCACGAGTACACCGCCGACGAACTGCACGGCTGGCTGCGCGAGGCCGGCTTCTGGCCGGAGACCGTCGAGGTCGAGGGCCTGCACGACGACGTCCTGGTCATCGGCCGCAAGGCCGAGTAGCCCACAAGACCCGAGGAGTTGACGATGTCCATCGCGTCGGACGTCCGGCCGTCCATCGGCCGCCCGGACGTCACCACAGCACTGGTAGAGGAAGTCGTCTTCGGCGATCCCGGACGACTCGAGGCCACCACGGCCGCGGTCGTCGCGCACTGGGAGTCCGCCGAGTGGCCCGAGGGCCTGGTGGCCCTGTCCCTGTTCACCGGCACCGACGGCACGTCGCTGCTGACCTACGCCCAGTGGTCCTCGGACGCCGGGTCGGAGGAGGTCCTGCGCAAGGCGTACGACGCTCTGCGGCCCGACTGGCGGGCGCTGGGCCACGAGCCGGGCGAGCCCCGGGCGTTCCAGCTGTACCGGAGGGTGCAGCCCACCGTGCTGCCCGACCCGCTGCCGCCCGTCGGGTGCTACCCCGCCGCCTTCTTCTCCATGAACGGCGGCGACACGGCACGCGCCTGGGTGGACGGACTGCTCGGCACCGAGGAGAAGACCGTGGGCGAGGACCGCGCCTACCCGGGCGCGATCGCCGCCAACTTCCATGTCTCCTCGGACGACTCCGGGATCTTCCTGCTGTCCGAGTGGGCCTCGGAGGCCGAGGCGCTCGTGCACATCAAGGCGGAGATCGAGCCGCTCCTGGAGTACATGGGGCAGGCCGAGGCCGGAGCGGGCCGCCGCTACGGCTTCCACACGACGGTTTCCGTGGCCGGCTGAGCGGTCGCGGGACACATGAACGAAGCGAAGGACAGCACATTGTCTCCACACGAGGTCGTCTTCGGCTTCGGTGCGCACAGCACCGTCGGCGAGGCACAGGACCTGCTCGGCATGGCCCAACTGGCCGACCGCGAGGGGCTCGACCTCTTCTCCCTCTCGGACCACCCGTACATCGGGGTGCGCCTGGACGCGTACGCCACCGTCGGATTCGTCGTCGGACGCACCCGGCGCCTCGCCGGATTCGCGAACGTCAGCAACGTGCCGCTCAGGCCCCCCGCCATGCTGGCCCGTACGGTGACGACGCTGTCGGCGCTCTCCGGCGGCCGCGTCGTGCTCGGCTTCGGCGCCGGCGGACTGTGGGAACGCATCGCCGACATGGGCGCGCAGCCGCTCACGCCCGGCGAGGCCGTGGAGGCCTTCGAAGAGGCGATCGTCCTCGTCAAGAAGCTGTCCGGCGGCGGGCCGCCGGTCACCTTCCAGGGCCGTCACCACCGGGTGAACCGGATCGACCCCGCCCCGGTGCCCGCGCCCCCGGTGTGGACCGGGTCGGTCGGCCGGAAGTCCCTGGCCGCCACCGGCCGGGTGGCCGACGGCTGGATCCCCGGTCACGCGGCGGACTGGCTCAGCCCGCGCTACCGGGAGTCGCGGCCGGTCATCGACGAGGCGGCGGCGAGCGTGGGCCGTGACCCGAGCGAGGTCCGCACCGTCTTCAACTTCCCCGGTCTGATCACCGACCGGCCGCTGGCCGCCACCCGCGACCAGGACGGCCGCTGGATCGGCGGCAGCGTCGAGCAGTGGGTGGAGGAGCTGACCGGAGCGGTCCTCGAACACGGGGCGTCGGGCTTCATGCTCTTCTCGCCCCGCGGCGGCACCCCGGACATCACCTCCCTCGGCCGCTGGGCCGGCCAGATCGTCCCGGCGATCCGCGAGGCCGTCGCCAAGCACCGGGCGTTCCGCTGAACGAGCGGTACGGACACCGCGGGCTGTCCGTGGCTGGTCGCGCAGTCTGCCCGCCCCTGCGGGGCGCGGGGGCAGACCGGACTCTGCCGCACCCGCTCAGAGATCTCTCACATTCCCAGATCCCGAATTCCCAGATCCCGAAGGGTTATCAATGAGCAGGCTGGAGAACAAGACGGCGCTGGTCACCGGCGCCAGCCGGGGCATCGGACGGGGCATCGCGCTCCGGCTCGCCAAGGACGGTGCCGTCGTCGCGGTGAACTACTCCAACAACGAGGCCGCGGCGAAGGAGACCGTGGCCCTCATCGAGGAGGCCGGCGGCCGTGCCTTCACCGTGCAGGCGAGCCTGGGCGAGCCGGGCGCGGTGGAGAAGCTGCTGGACGGGGTGAAGGCCGGGCTGGCCGAGCTGACCGGTGCCACGACGCTGGACATCCTGGTGAACAACGCCGCCGCCACCGGATTCGCGGGTGCGGGGCCGAGCTCGGTCACCGAGGAGATCCTCGACAACTGCTACAACATCAACGCCAAGGCACCGTTCCTGCTCATCCAGAAGGCGCTGGAGCTGATCCCCGACGGCGGACACATCGTCAACGTCTCCTCCGGTGTCACGCACTCCGCGTTCCCGATCCAGATCGCGTACGCGATGAGCAAGGCCGCCCTGGAGCAGATCACGCTGCACATGGCCCCGGTGCTGGCCCCCCGGAACATCACCATCAACACGGTGGCCCCCGGCATCACGGACAACGGCGACCCGGTGTTCGAGGACCCGGAGGCGGTCAAGCAGATGTCCGCCCTGTCGGTGTTCAACCGGGTCGGTGAGGTCTCCGAGGTCGCCGACGTCGTCGCGTTCGTGGCCTCCGACGAGGCCCGGTGGATGACCGGTTCGTTCGTCGACGCCACCGGCGGCACCCTACTCGGCTGAGGAGCACGGCATGCGCAACGAGATTCAGTCGGCGGTGGGCTTCGCCCACGCCAAGCCGGAGAAGGCGGCGGAGCTGGGCGACCTGCTCGTCTCCTTCGCCGAACGGTCGCGGAACGAGGAGGGCTGCCTGGGCAGTTGGATCAACCAGGACGCGAGCGACCCCGACCTCTTCGTCTTCTACGAGATCTGGGAGACGCGCAAGGACCTGGCCCGCCACCTCGCACAGCCGTACATGAAGGAATTCCTGGCCGGCCGGGCGGAGTACCTGGAAAAGGAGCTGGAGGTGCGCC includes these proteins:
- a CDS encoding LLM class flavin-dependent oxidoreductase, yielding MSPHEVVFGFGAHSTVGEAQDLLGMAQLADREGLDLFSLSDHPYIGVRLDAYATVGFVVGRTRRLAGFANVSNVPLRPPAMLARTVTTLSALSGGRVVLGFGAGGLWERIADMGAQPLTPGEAVEAFEEAIVLVKKLSGGGPPVTFQGRHHRVNRIDPAPVPAPPVWTGSVGRKSLAATGRVADGWIPGHAADWLSPRYRESRPVIDEAAASVGRDPSEVRTVFNFPGLITDRPLAATRDQDGRWIGGSVEQWVEELTGAVLEHGASGFMLFSPRGGTPDITSLGRWAGQIVPAIREAVAKHRAFR
- a CDS encoding SDR family NAD(P)-dependent oxidoreductase: MSRLENKTALVTGASRGIGRGIALRLAKDGAVVAVNYSNNEAAAKETVALIEEAGGRAFTVQASLGEPGAVEKLLDGVKAGLAELTGATTLDILVNNAAATGFAGAGPSSVTEEILDNCYNINAKAPFLLIQKALELIPDGGHIVNVSSGVTHSAFPIQIAYAMSKAALEQITLHMAPVLAPRNITINTVAPGITDNGDPVFEDPEAVKQMSALSVFNRVGEVSEVADVVAFVASDEARWMTGSFVDATGGTLLG